The sequence AAATTATGACTTCACCATGACTGCGAGAAAATGTTTTCAGGTATGCGGACTTGCCGACCTCGTGGGAATGAAATACACCCCGATCGGCAGACATTACGGTAAACACAAGATCATGAAGATTGTCGGAACACTGATCAGGGTTGTTCAGATGATACCGACAATATTGCGGGAGAAGCCGGATATTGCGGTTTCCCACGGGTCCAGAACGCAGCAGATTGTCGCCAACTTCCTGCGAATTCCAAATATCGTCATATTTGACTACGAACATACAACCGGCCTGATGTTTTTTCATCCGACCTGTGTGGTTGTCCCGGAAATCATCGTAAATGGAGTTCGGGAACGATCGAAAAGCCAGGTGCATTCCTATCCGGGTATCAAGGAAGACGTCTATGTCCCGGGCTTCAAACCGGATTCGAGTATACTGGAAACCCTGGGGTTGAACCAGAATGATATTGTTGCGGTAATCCGCCCCCCGGCATCAGAGGCCCATTACCGCAGTCCGGAAAGCGAGAAACTCTTTGCAGCCACGGTTGAATCTCTTGCGGCAATGGCCGAGGTGAAGATGGTTATGCTGCCCAGAAACGAGAGGCAGGAGGAGCAGATCAGGGCGGATTGGCCAGGTCTTTTCTCGAATAAGAAAATCATCATCCCCAAAGAGGTGGTTGACGGCTTAAACCTCATCTGGCATGCGGATTTTGTTATCAGCGGCGGTGGAACCATGAACAGAGAGGCAGCAGCCCTGGGAGTTCCGGTTTTCAGTATTTTTCGGGGAAAAACCGGGGCAGTGGACCAATATTTACAAGACCAGGGGCGGCTCACTCTCCTTGAGAGCGTTGAGGATGTGCTGGCGAAAATCAAACCAATTCGTCGGAATAAAGAGAATGATGGCGGGTTCGGAGCCCGCCCGGCGTTGCAGAAAATTGTCTCGGTCATCGAAAAGCTTGCCCAGGAAAGCTGATGTATTAAACAAAGGTGTGAGGCGCAATTATATCCGAACCGTAGAATGTCGAATACTGAATTTCGAACCGCAGAAGTTATCGTAAAAAAACTTCCATTACCGCACAGTTTAAAAGAAGAACCGAACCAGGGCCTAAGTCGTGAGGCAAAGGACTTGAGCCTTGATAAACAGTTAGTTCTAATTCGTTATTCATTATTCGGCG comes from Pseudomonadota bacterium and encodes:
- a CDS encoding DUF354 domain-containing protein, translated to MKTALKKKIWIDLDNTPHVPFFKPIIEELEKKNYDFTMTARKCFQVCGLADLVGMKYTPIGRHYGKHKIMKIVGTLIRVVQMIPTILREKPDIAVSHGSRTQQIVANFLRIPNIVIFDYEHTTGLMFFHPTCVVVPEIIVNGVRERSKSQVHSYPGIKEDVYVPGFKPDSSILETLGLNQNDIVAVIRPPASEAHYRSPESEKLFAATVESLAAMAEVKMVMLPRNERQEEQIRADWPGLFSNKKIIIPKEVVDGLNLIWHADFVISGGGTMNREAAALGVPVFSIFRGKTGAVDQYLQDQGRLTLLESVEDVLAKIKPIRRNKENDGGFGARPALQKIVSVIEKLAQES